Proteins encoded together in one Bosea sp. (in: a-proteobacteria) window:
- a CDS encoding cupin domain-containing protein, producing MDIKRIGSQPSGKGPAEYFSGTVRIDPLFNPPEPARIATALVTFEPGARTAWHTHPLGQTLIVTAGCGWVQREGGPVETVRPGDIVWFPPGEKHWHGATATTAMSHIALQEKLNGSAVDWLEHVTDAQYAGPAA from the coding sequence ATGGACATCAAGCGCATCGGCTCGCAGCCCTCGGGCAAGGGACCTGCCGAATATTTCAGCGGCACGGTCCGCATCGACCCGCTGTTCAACCCGCCCGAGCCGGCGCGGATCGCGACCGCGCTCGTCACCTTCGAGCCCGGCGCCCGCACCGCCTGGCACACCCACCCGCTCGGCCAGACGCTGATCGTCACGGCCGGCTGCGGCTGGGTCCAGCGCGAGGGCGGGCCGGTCGAGACAGTGCGGCCGGGCGATATCGTCTGGTTTCCGCCCGGCGAGAAGCATTGGCACGGCGCGACCGCGACGACGGCGATGAGCCACATCGCCCTTCAGGAGAAGCTGAACGGCTCGGCCGTCGACTGGCTCGAGCACGTCACCGACGCGCAATACGCCGGCCCGGCCGCGTAA
- a CDS encoding helix-turn-helix domain-containing protein — translation MGIETKERGGRELESGAQVISGQLGKTIQRLRKAYNFSLSDLAEQSGVAKSIISQIERNETNPTLATIWRLSQALDISIERVLSSGEEEPFIEKTTRADTPILVSEDGKLRLAIVGWIKTVEWLQWYEVSSEPGGELDSEGHQRGSIESLSVTAGEFEVEVGDIVQRARAGETLRYRCDRRHVVRCVGAEPGHALMVCILKAAVME, via the coding sequence ATGGGCATCGAGACGAAAGAGCGCGGCGGGCGGGAGCTTGAATCCGGGGCTCAGGTGATCTCGGGCCAGCTCGGCAAGACGATCCAGCGCCTGCGCAAGGCCTATAATTTCTCGCTGTCCGACCTCGCCGAGCAGTCCGGCGTCGCCAAGTCGATCATCAGCCAGATCGAGCGCAACGAGACCAACCCGACGCTGGCGACGATCTGGCGGCTGTCGCAGGCGCTCGACATCTCGATCGAGCGCGTCCTCTCCAGCGGCGAGGAGGAGCCCTTCATCGAGAAGACGACCCGCGCCGACACCCCGATCCTGGTCTCGGAGGACGGCAAGCTGCGCCTCGCCATCGTCGGCTGGATCAAGACGGTCGAATGGCTGCAATGGTACGAGGTCTCCTCCGAGCCCGGCGGCGAGCTCGATTCCGAGGGCCATCAGCGCGGCTCGATCGAATCGCTCTCGGTGACGGCCGGCGAGTTCGAGGTCGAGGTCGGCGACATCGTCCAGCGCGCCCGGGCCGGCGAGACGCTGCGCTATCGCTGCGACCGCCGCCATGTCGTGCGCTGCGTCGGAGCCGAGCCGGGCCACGCCCTGATGGTCTGCATCCTCAAGGCGGCGGTGATGGAGTAG